The genome window AGCAGGAGAAATCCCTCTGTTATGAACAGGGCGACCATGGTCGTCCAACGCACCTGGGATCTGGAGCCACTCATAATGAGGACGGTAACCGGTTGCCCAGATGATATTGGACACTTCAGCTGTTGTACGGTCTGCGAAGGTCACAATGCGCCCGGATATGGAAACGGTCCGTGGAGCGAGTCTGAGTTTGCCTGAACGCTGCAGTGCCCGCATCTCCTTCCGAAACCCGAAAATAGGGTCGGGCATGGAACGGTAAAGCTTTCCGAACCAGGAAGAGGAGGGAGCTGACAGTATTCCCAAAGTCCGCATGTAGGTAAAAATAGTTTTGCCCAAAATGGTTAACGGCAGAAAGGTTCGTGACTCCCCCATGGACAAGAGAACGGGATGCTTCTCTGCAAGCTCTACCGCAATCTGGACACCGGAATTCCCTCCACCGACGACGAGGACGGTTCCAGAGTCAAGGGATTCGGCGTTCCGATAGGTGGCCGTATGCTGCTGAATGACTTCCTTCCCCGCATTCTTATGTATCTCTGGCCAAAAAGGCTCTTGAAAAGGACCCGTTGCCACGACTACCGCACGCGCGTTGATAACCTGATGCTCGGTGTGCACGCGAAAACC of Brevibacillus choshinensis contains these proteins:
- a CDS encoding flavin-containing monooxygenase, whose protein sequence is MFDYDVVVVGGGQAGLSIGYYLQQQGLRFIILEKQKRVGTSWRERYDSLVLFTPRAFNDLPGFPFPGDRNGLPYKDEVAHYLEEYARNFRLPILLDVQVLRVERASSEGFRVHTEHQVINARAVVVATGPFQEPFWPEIHKNAGKEVIQQHTATYRNAESLDSGTVLVVGGGNSGVQIAVELAEKHPVLLSMGESRTFLPLTILGKTIFTYMRTLGILSAPSSSWFGKLYRSMPDPIFGFRKEMRALQRSGKLRLAPRTVSISGRIVTFADRTTAEVSNIIWATGYRPHYEWLQIPGALDDHGRPVHNRGISPAHGLFFLGLPWQSSRQSALMGGVGQDARHLATHLSSFLRR